GGCGTACTCTTTTTGACGCTTAGGCTGACGTAACTATATGGCTTTAAGACCCCTAACGCCTTGCACATGGGCAACAGCAAAAGTGGCCGGCCCTTTGGCCGCTTTTGTTGTTGTCCCTTGCTGCGACTTGTTAGGTGTGGAAGTCACTTCGGACTTTGACCTTTATTCCAAAGGCTCTTATTCCCGTGGTCCACACCCTTAATTTTTACTCCACTCTAGCGTACTTGCACGAAGACCGAAGCGAAGAAGTTTAAATTCTAAATTCACCACTGATGTGGGCTGCCCCGCAACTCAAGCGTATTAAAGTACGATACTTTCAACGCTGAACTTTTGCACTGTTTTTTGATCGAAACCGTACACGCTTTAAACCAAAAACACTATTAATACAGCTTGGTAGCACACCTAACGCCTTGCTAATGGGCAAATATTTGATGGCGGTTTTTGTGCGTGTTTTTGCACAAAAAGTGACAGCGAATATTTGTCCTATTAAGCTGATTGTTAGGGCATAATGTTCACTCAGTCCACAGAATTTAATTCGTGCGCACTTAGTCCTAGTTTTTATTATCCACTATTGTTACTCGATACTGGCCATTAAATAAATATGGTTTACCGTATTGAGTTAACTCTATTGAAGCCTTTTTATTATCAATGTAGACATAGCCAGATAGACCTGTAACCTCACCTTCTGAACTCGTAACTATTATTTCTTGTGCAGATAGTTTCTGACTTAGTTTTTTGACATGTATATGCTGAGTAGAAACTCTAGATTTGCCAAAAATAGCGCTGATAGGGTCATGAACCATTAGCCGTCTATCGCCGCTAACAAATAAAACATAGTTAGTTTTCCAACCGTGGCGTAGTTCAGCTATTTCATAACTATTACTAGCGCACCCCTGAATAATTGCAAAGGTTAATACGTATAATACTAACCTATTGTATTTATTCATTTATAAGCCCTAACGCATGGCTCTGCGGCCCGAAATAGTTGGCGACTTTTTGGCCAGCGAAGCGGTGCCAAAAAGGTGCCAACTGTTTTGGGTCCGTAGCAGCCACTTGTTATGCATTTTTTACGAGACCCGATTCAACTGCAAATTTTTCAAGCTTTAGATCAAGTTCATCTTGGTCTTTATAGAACTCTGTATCTAAATTATCTAGGTCAGGCTCGACTTTATGTTTTTTAATTTCTTCCCAACGCTTAACTTGATCTTTTGGAACTTGAGCGCTCCCAAACAATTGTTTTTTTCCTTCTCTTAGTAGTCTTAAGGAATTTGTAGCCCCCAATTTAACCAAACCTAATTCAGCATAGATATAATGCTCGCTTGCTGTATTGGAAAAATATTGATTAAAGCCGCCGTTGTATACATCCCCACTTAAAGTATTGACGGAGTAATATATTTTTTCATCATCTGTCAACGCATCGAAACCACCTGACTGGTTAAACACCTTGTCTACTAACACACGCCATAACGCTCTATAAGGGCACGTTTTATCTAATTCCCTTTCTTGTTTGTAACGCTCCTTTGCTAATTCCATACTTTTGCGAGTACCATTTTTACATGGCATACATAGTCCACCTGTACGCTCTGCCGTACTTGGTAACACTAATGCTCCACATTCATTACATGGAATTTTATCGCTCATTACGACCTCTTATTTGCATAACGCTTTGCTAATGGGCAAATGTTTGATGGCGGTTTTTGTGCGTGTTTTTGCACAAAAAGTGACAGCGAATATTTGTCCTATTGAGCTATTGGTTATGCTTTATTTTGTTCATAGTTTGGTCTTTCAGTATTTGTACTAAACCAGCCTGATTTTGATTCACAATATATTTCGTAGTTTGGCTCAGGTATATGACCCTCCGTTACTGTACCAAGCCTTAACCTTATTGTTTCAGGCATGTCAGCTCTTTGGCTATACAACGGACTGCCACAGTTACCACAAAATACACGTTTTTTATTTGGACTTGAGAAGAACGTTTTTAAAGAACTAGAACCATTGGTAAAAGTAAATTTTTCAAGCTCTATTGGAGCATTGGTGACGAACGGTGTTCCCTGTGCTCGCTTACATTGGTTGCAATGGCAAACTGCAACTTCATTGATTGAACCATCGTATTGATACTTAACCTCTTCACAGAGACAACTTCCTTTTATCATACTATCCTCGATTTACTTTTAGAGCATAACGCTTTGCTCAACGGTGTAGTACTTTTGGCAGTTTTTATGCTGTTCTTTGCATAAAAAGTGACAAAAATACGGAATCCGTTGCAGCTACTGGTTAGCAGTATTTCTGAAGTTTCTAATTAGCTTATAAGTGATACTACTGTTATCG
This genomic window from Alkalimarinus sediminis contains:
- a CDS encoding DMP19 family protein, with translation MSDKIPCNECGALVLPSTAERTGGLCMPCKNGTRKSMELAKERYKQERELDKTCPYRALWRVLVDKVFNQSGGFDALTDDEKIYYSVNTLSGDVYNGGFNQYFSNTASEHYIYAELGLVKLGATNSLRLLREGKKQLFGSAQVPKDQVKRWEEIKKHKVEPDLDNLDTEFYKDQDELDLKLEKFAVESGLVKNA
- a CDS encoding GFA family protein produces the protein MIKGSCLCEEVKYQYDGSINEVAVCHCNQCKRAQGTPFVTNAPIELEKFTFTNGSSSLKTFFSSPNKKRVFCGNCGSPLYSQRADMPETIRLRLGTVTEGHIPEPNYEIYCESKSGWFSTNTERPNYEQNKA